A single Panthera uncia isolate 11264 chromosome E2 unlocalized genomic scaffold, Puncia_PCG_1.0 HiC_scaffold_19, whole genome shotgun sequence DNA region contains:
- the SIX5 gene encoding homeobox protein SIX5 — MATLPAEPSAGPAAGGEAVAAAATEEEEEEARQLLQTLQAAEGEAAAAAGAGAGEAAAGAEGPGSPGVPGSPPEAAAEPPTGLRFSPEQVACVCEALLQAGHAGRLSRFLGALPPAERLRGSDPVLRARALVAFQRGEYAELYRLLESRPFPAAHHAFLQDLYLRARYHEAERARGRALGAVDKYRLRKKFPLPKTIWDGEETVYCFKERSRAALKACYRGNRYPTPDEKRRLATLTGLSLTQVSNWFKNRRQRDRTGGGGAPCKSESDGNPTTEDESSRSPEDLDRGVAPVASEAPAQGSIFLAGAAPPAPCPASSSILVNGSFLAAGSSPAVLLNGSPVIINSLALGEASSLGPLLLTGGGGAPPPPPPPQPSPQGASEGKTSLVLDPQTGEVRLEEAQPEAPETKEAQGAASVPAGEEAPGPLPQVVPGPPPAATFPLPPGPVPSVAAPQVVPLSPPPGYPAGLGPTSPLLNLPQVVPTSQVVTLPQAVGPLQLLAAGPGSPVKVAAAAGPTNVHLINSGVGVTALQLPSAAAPGNFLLANPVSGSPIVTGVAVQQGKIILTATFPTSMLVSQVLPPAPSLALPLKPDAAISVPEGALPVAPSPALPEVHALGPLSAHQPPQPPPAPAATTAASLPFPADSSGLLPGFPAPPQEGLMLSPAAMPIWPAGLELSAGTEGLLEAEKGLGTQAPHTVLRLPDPDPEGLLLGSTAGGEVDEGLEAETKVLTQLQSVPVEDPLEL, encoded by the exons ATGGCTACCTTGCCTGCGGAGCCGAGCGCGGGGCCGGCGGCTGGGGGggaggcggtggcggcggcggcgaccgaagaagaggaggaggaagcgcGCCAGCTCCTGCAGACTTTGCAGGCGGCCGAGGGTGAGGCGGCGGCCGCagccggggccggggcgggcgaAGCGGCGGCGGGAGCGGAGGGCCCGGGATCCCCGGGCGTCCCCGGGTCGCCCCCCGAGGCCGCTGCCGAGCCGCCCACGGGCCTCCGCTTCTCGCCCGAGCAGGTGGCGTGCGTTTGCGAGGCGCTGCTACAGGCGGGCCACGCCGGCCGCTTGAGCCGCTTCCTGGGCGCACTGCCCCCGGCCGAGCGCCTACGTGGCAGCGATCCGGTGCTGCGCGCTCGGGCCCTGGTGGCCTTCCAGCGAGGCGAGTACGCCGAGCTCTACCGGCTGCTCGAGAGCCGCCCCTTCCCCGCCGCCCACCACGCCTTTCTGCAGGACCTCTACCTGCGCGCGCGCTACCACGAGGCCGAGCGAGCCCGCGGCCGCGCGCTGGGCGCAGTGGACAAGTACCGTCTGCGCAAGAAGTTCCCGCTGCCCAAGACCATATGGGACGGCGAGGAGACCGTCTACTGCTTCAAGGAGCGCTCCCGCGCCGCGCTTAAGGCCTGCTATCGCGGCAACCGCTACCCTACGCCGGACGAGAAGCGCCGCCTGGCCACGCTCACCGGCCTCTCGCTCACGCAGGTCAGCAACTGGTTCAAGAACCGGCGACAGCGCGATCGGACCGGGGGCGGCGGCGCGCCCTGCAAGAG CGAGTCTGACGGGAACCCCACGACTGAGGACGAGTCCAGCCGCAGTCCCGAGGACCTGGACAGGGGCGTGGCTCCAGTGGCATCTGAGGCCCCCGCCCAGGGCTCCATATTTCTGGCGGGGGCCGCCCCTCCAGCACCGTGCCCTGCCTCCTCTTCCATCCTGGTGAATGGGAGCTTCCTGGCTGCAGGCAGCTCCCCAGCCGTGCTCCTCAATGGGAGCCCCGTCATCATCAATAGCCTGGCCCTGGGGGAGGCCTCCAGCCTGGGCCCCCTGCTGCTCACCGGGGGCGGTGGCGCTCCTCCACCACCACCGCCCCCGCAGCCCAGTCCCCAGGGGGCCAGTGAGGGCAAGACCTCCCTGGTCCTGGACCCTCAGACCGGGGAGGTTCGACTAGAGGAGGCTCAGCCCGAGGCCCCGGAGACCAAGGAGGCCCAGGGGGCTGCTTCGGTGCCGGCTGGAGAAGAGGCTCCGGGGCCTCTGCCCCAAGTGGTGCCCGGCCCCCCGCCGGCCGCCACCTTTCCTCTGCCCCCGGGACCGGTGCCTTCTGTAGCTGCTCCCCAAGTGGTGCCGCTTTCCCCACCCCCTGGGTACCCCGCAGGCCTGGGCCCCACCTCCCCGCTGTTGAACTTGCCCCAGGTGGTACCCACCTCACAGGTGGTGACCCTGCCCCAGGCTGTGGGGCCACTGCAACTGTTAGCCGCCGGGCCGGGCAGTCCCGTGAAGGTGGCGGCTGCCGCGGGCCCTACCAACGTGCACCTGATAAACTCCGGCGTGGGCGTGACCGCCCTGCAGCTGCCCTCGGCTGCGGCCCCAG GAAACTTTCTCCTGGCCAACCCCGTGTCTGGCAGCCCCATCGTGACAGGCGTGGCCGTGCAACAGGGCAAGATCATCCTCACCGCCACCTTCCCCACGAGCATGCTGGTCTCCCAGGTCCTGCCAcctgcccccagcctggccctgcccctgaaGCCAGACGCAGCCATCTCGGTGCCCGAGGGAGCCCTCCCAGTGgcgcccagccctgccctcccggaGGTCCACGCCCTCGGCCCGCTCTCTGCACATCAGCCGCCACAGCCGCCACCCGCCCCTGCCGCCACCACTGCCGCCAGCCTGCCCTTCCCTGCGGACTCCTCCGGCCTCCTGCCGGGCTTCCCCGCGCCCCCGCAGGAAGGGCTCATGCTGTCGCCTGCAGCTATGCCCATCTGGCCGGCGGGCCTGGAACTGAGCGCAGGCACAGAAGGGCTGCtagaagcagagaaggggctgGGGACGCAGGCCCCCCACACCGTGCTGAGGCTGCCGGACCCTGACCCTGAAGGACTGCTCCTGGGGTCCACGGCGGGGGGCGAAGTTGACGAGGGGCTGGAAGCCGAGACCAAGGTTCTGACCCAGCTACAGTCGGTGCCTGTGGAAGACCCCCTGGAACTGTAA
- the MEIOSIN gene encoding meiosis initiator protein — translation MWHSSRHLCSPEWPRASPLGPSERRQRKNHTSKLQELALLLPMALKKGTKKLTKKEILLHVLHYIQYLQKNIDVAKALLKFHTANGEGGLGGLVRNPAVGPAKLRRCTPSRSPHWRKSRLQGGCRKPRKKKLTGSSERQTRAQKPRRCLALDKPEKWVTPSPEQQGGNVGRTTTPSRCTTSSSHPKAASALPQDDRKGGRSRLTLLDMAENSIHCDISSCCCRVSAQGNGPYLAFKAQQGAEGIHFLNRTQPCPRQKMVFYDSSEEVDKESPDADPWLPAWTPEGSPHGSSLALGPPQVNSWAVTGHPSEILGLSPSLFSSPGNTLPEQILEDGTEYLMQGLFEEVFLDPESPLPDGLLGVPQNKEIPSEAPKDPPDSHSLCQSSVSLDHCYLSLSENSKAPSSSSSENTDEESVWKQLEDDEADPERLQSSSDEDGDYTWTPTRRAATQPSAGRKARKGRAGKGQVGRGQAKPKENKKPPCPTQMKKKCVNGFIMFCRMNRKQYIRACPGTASTAATKELAQLWRVMTQQERRPYCVKARRFSLQHNRIVKQDSSSSDDEDWGTPKPFYQLLAEKARSSSDLASLLPPHN, via the exons ATGTGGCATTCCAGTAGACACTTGTGTTCCCCTGAATGGCCCAGAGCCAGTCCCCTGGGTCCCAGTGAGAG GAGGCAAAGGAAAAACCACACCAGCAAACTGCAGGAGCTGGCACTGCTGCTACCCATGGCCCTGAAGAAGGGTACCAAGAAGCTCACCAAG AAGGAGATTCTCCTGCACGTCCTGCACTACATTCAGTACCTCCAGAAAAACATCGATGTGGCCAAGGCCTTGCTCAAATTCCACACCGCCAATGGGGAAGGTGGACTTGGGG GGCTGGTTCGGAACCCGGCCGTGGGCCCAGCAAAGCTGAGACGCTGCACCCCTTCGCGCTCCCCACACTGGAGGAAGTCCCGTCTCCAGGGAGGCTGCCGGAAACCTCGGAAGAAGAAACTGACCGGATCGTCAG aaCGCCAGACCCGGGCCCAGAAGCCTCGCCGCTGCCTGGCCCTGGACAAGCCCGAGAAGTGGGTAACCCCATCCCCAGAGCAGCAAGGAGGAAATGTGGGGAGGACCACCACTCCTTCAAGATGCACCACCTCCAGCAGTCACCCCAAAGCTGCATCGGCCCTGCCTCAAGAtgacagaaagggaggaaggtCCCGGCTGACGTTGCTGGACATGGCTGAGAACAGCATCCACTGTGACATCTCAA GCTGCTGTTGCAGAGTCAGTGCCCAGGGTAATGGGCCCTACCTTGCCTTCAAGGCCCAACAAGGGGCCGAGGGGATCCATTTTCTCAACAGGACACAGCCCTGTCCCAG ACAGAAGATGGTGTTCTACGATTCCAGCGAGGAAGTGGACAAGGAGTCCCCAGATGCTGACCCTTGGCTTCCTGCCTGGACCCCAGAGGGCAGCCCCCATG GGAGCTCGCTGGCCTTGGGGCCTCCCCAGGTTAACAGCTGGGCTGTGACAGGCCACCCGAGTGAGATCCTCGGGCTCAGCCCCTCCCTCTTCAGCTCCCCAGGAAACACGCTGCCAGAACAGATCCTGGAGGACGGTACTGAGTACCTGATGCAAG GTCTCTTTGAAGAAGTGTTCCTAGATCCTGAGTCTCCACTCCCCGATGGCTTGCTTGGGGTGCCACAGAACAAG GAGATACCCTCTGAGGCTCCCAAGGACCCCCCCGACTCCCACAGCCTGTGCCAGTCCTCTGTCTCGCTGGACCACTGCTACCTGTCGCTGAGCGAGAACAGCAAGGCGCCGTCCAGCTCCAGCTCTGAGAACACGGACGAAGAGTCGGTGTGGAAGCAGCTAGAG gACGATGAGGCCGACCCCGAGCGCCTGCAGTCCTCCAGCGATGAGGACGGAGACTACACATGGACCCCCACCAGGCGGGCCGCGACCCAGCCCTCTGCCGGGAGAAAGGCCAGGAAGGGCCGGGCGGGCAAGGgccaggtgggcaggggccaggcgAAGCCCAAGGAGAACAAGAAACCCCCCTGCCCTACCCAGATGAAGAAAAAGTGTGTCAATGGCTTCATCATGTTCTGCAGGATGAACCGGAAACAGTACATCCG AGCCTGCCCTGGGACCGCATCCACGGCTGCCACCAAGGAGCTGGCCCAACTGTGGCGGGTGATGACCCAGCAGGAGCGCAGACCATACTG cgTCAAAGCGCGCAGGTTCAGCCTCCAGCACAACCGGATCGTGAAGCAGGACAGCTCCAGCAGCGACGACGAAGACTGGGGGACCCCCAAGCCCTTCTACCAGCTGCTGGCTGAGAAGGCCCGCTCTTCCTCAGATCTGGCTTCTCTGCTGCCCCCTCACAACTGA